From Endozoicomonas sp. 8E, the proteins below share one genomic window:
- a CDS encoding beta-ketoacyl synthase — protein MSRLPVIVAQGGISPAGRSSGFHGYNRLIFDQLGAQQQQETLTAIARLRGLDNDTPADIILSGTLIRQLETNLFDNNALYYHQPFKADKGSELILPKSRLPRPLPENWQVEELNDGRNVRVCFSGLQTLMLPSTRSGSVNAAGQLPSGFDPAALYQSRHHPRSLAMTVYGASDALQSSGLEWQHLKENLSPEQIAVYSGSAMSQLDYNGYGGMLKARLMGKRVSSKQCPLGFAEMSADFINAYILGSLGNTGTSMGACATLLYNLQLAVNDIRSGKRRLVIVGNSEAPVVPEIMDGYSTMGALATDDALRKLDGLDDDTNPDWRNACRPFAESAGFTIAESSQYFVLMDDELALESGAEILGAVADVFVNADGYKKSISAPGAGNYLTLARAAALGRAILGEDALRQRSFVQAHGTGTPQNRVTESRILNETARHFGMNNWPVTAVKSYLGHSIGAAAGDQLMSTLGFWHQGIIPGIRTIPGIAEDVHHSHLDISLNHKEMDPSEMAMSLINAKGFGGNNATAVILSPDITREMLKARHGEQALSSWQQCYETTVCRQEEYESAQLSGQAEPIYLFGEGVLGEDDLEFTDRSIKVPGFGHPVNLEVDNPFWSF, from the coding sequence GTGAGCAGATTGCCGGTCATTGTCGCGCAGGGAGGCATTAGCCCGGCGGGACGAAGTTCAGGGTTTCATGGGTATAATCGCTTGATATTTGATCAATTGGGTGCTCAGCAACAGCAGGAAACATTGACTGCTATCGCACGACTCAGGGGCTTGGATAACGACACACCGGCAGACATCATTCTTTCAGGTACCTTAATCAGGCAGCTGGAAACCAACCTGTTTGATAATAACGCTCTCTATTATCACCAGCCCTTCAAAGCTGACAAGGGTTCAGAGTTGATTCTGCCCAAGAGCAGGCTGCCCAGGCCATTACCGGAAAACTGGCAGGTGGAAGAACTGAATGATGGTCGAAATGTCAGAGTTTGTTTTTCTGGTCTGCAAACCCTGATGTTGCCTTCAACAAGGTCAGGTTCGGTCAATGCTGCTGGTCAGTTACCCAGCGGTTTTGATCCTGCTGCGCTCTATCAGTCCAGACATCATCCCCGCTCACTGGCTATGACGGTTTATGGTGCGTCAGACGCCTTGCAATCCTCCGGTTTGGAGTGGCAGCACTTAAAAGAGAATTTGTCTCCCGAACAGATTGCTGTCTATTCAGGCAGTGCCATGAGCCAGCTCGACTACAACGGCTATGGCGGTATGCTGAAAGCCCGCTTGATGGGTAAGAGGGTCAGTTCCAAGCAATGTCCACTGGGTTTTGCTGAAATGTCTGCTGACTTTATCAATGCTTATATCCTGGGTTCACTGGGTAATACCGGCACCTCAATGGGAGCCTGTGCGACATTGCTTTATAACCTGCAGCTGGCAGTAAACGACATTCGTTCCGGCAAGCGCCGTTTGGTGATTGTTGGCAACAGTGAGGCACCGGTTGTTCCTGAAATCATGGATGGCTACAGCACCATGGGAGCGCTGGCTACGGACGATGCTTTGAGGAAGCTGGATGGTCTTGACGATGATACCAACCCCGATTGGCGAAATGCCTGTCGTCCTTTTGCAGAGAGTGCCGGTTTTACTATTGCAGAATCTTCTCAATACTTTGTCTTGATGGATGATGAACTGGCGCTGGAGTCCGGTGCTGAAATTCTGGGAGCAGTCGCTGATGTTTTCGTGAACGCAGACGGCTATAAAAAGTCCATTTCAGCACCTGGCGCCGGCAACTATCTGACCCTTGCCAGGGCTGCCGCTCTGGGCAGGGCGATTCTGGGAGAGGACGCTCTGCGACAGAGGAGTTTTGTTCAGGCTCATGGTACCGGCACCCCACAGAATAGGGTGACTGAATCTCGCATCCTCAATGAAACGGCTCGTCATTTTGGTATGAATAACTGGCCTGTCACAGCGGTTAAGAGCTATCTGGGTCACTCTATTGGTGCGGCTGCTGGTGATCAGCTCATGTCGACACTGGGTTTCTGGCATCAGGGCATTATTCCCGGAATCAGAACAATTCCCGGCATTGCTGAAGACGTTCATCATTCACACCTTGATATCAGTCTGAATCACAAAGAAATGGACCCATCAGAGATGGCCATGTCGCTGATCAATGCCAAGGGTTTTGGGGGCAACAACGCTACGGCAGTAATTCTGAGTCCTGATATAACCCGTGAGATGTTAAAAGCCAGGCACGGTGAGCAGGCACTATCATCCTGGCAGCAGTGTTATGAAACTACGGTCTGCCGTCAGGAAGAGTATGAGTCTGCACAACTGTCTGGTCAGGCGGAGCCTATTTATCTATTTGGTGAAGGGGTTCTTGGAGAAGACGATCTGGAGTTCACCGACCGATCCATTAAGGTACCCGGCTTCGGCCACCCGGTGAATCTCGAAGTAGACAATCCTTTCTGGTCTTTT
- a CDS encoding GlxA family transcriptional regulator translates to MVQKTFSLNRVLIPLVDHMLSTSISLPLEMIQAGVTYSRLRHQHPGVEVCFCAEQLNPIISMSGIPLTPEVTFSETGPGDLVIVPGLWRNPLPVVRQSRAMVKWLRYQHQQGATFCVAATGVTFMAETGLLNHQPAATHWYFLERLKRHYPKVDFKPHHLITRSGRIFCAGSVNSVADLMVHLIELSMGEQIAHKVEQQFSHEIRRPMDQILFAEDHTTAHNDEVIIQLQEWIRQHYCEDIEMENLIAASGLTRRTLHRRFKEATGFSPTAYIQRMRLTLASDLLKSTDLSIREAAYQAGYTDPDYFSRLFQKHFQLTPSDFKRSVRGKLFYLESS, encoded by the coding sequence TTGGTACAGAAAACGTTTTCACTAAACAGAGTTCTGATTCCCCTTGTGGATCATATGCTGTCTACCAGCATCAGTTTACCCCTTGAAATGATCCAGGCAGGAGTCACCTACAGTCGACTGAGACATCAGCATCCAGGCGTCGAAGTCTGTTTCTGTGCTGAGCAACTTAACCCGATCATCAGTATGAGCGGCATACCTCTGACACCGGAAGTGACCTTTTCTGAAACAGGTCCCGGAGATCTTGTCATTGTGCCTGGCCTCTGGCGGAACCCCCTACCCGTGGTCAGACAGTCCAGGGCAATGGTGAAATGGCTAAGGTATCAGCATCAGCAAGGCGCTACCTTCTGCGTGGCAGCGACCGGGGTCACATTTATGGCCGAAACAGGTTTATTGAATCACCAGCCTGCAGCGACTCACTGGTATTTTCTTGAACGACTGAAAAGACACTATCCCAAGGTTGATTTTAAACCCCACCACCTGATTACCCGCTCAGGCAGAATATTCTGTGCCGGAAGTGTCAACTCGGTTGCCGACCTTATGGTTCACCTTATTGAGCTGAGCATGGGAGAGCAAATTGCCCACAAGGTTGAGCAGCAGTTCTCCCATGAAATTCGTCGTCCTATGGATCAGATACTGTTCGCCGAAGATCACACCACTGCTCATAACGATGAAGTCATCATTCAGCTTCAGGAATGGATAAGGCAGCATTATTGTGAAGATATCGAGATGGAAAACCTGATAGCAGCTTCAGGCCTGACACGAAGAACGTTGCACAGAAGATTCAAGGAAGCAACGGGCTTCTCACCCACTGCATATATTCAGCGAATGAGATTGACACTGGCCTCGGATCTCCTGAAAAGTACCGACCTTTCAATCAGGGAAGCAGCCTACCAGGCCGGATACACAGACCCTGACTATTTCAGCCGACTGTTTCAGAAACACTTCCAGCTCACGCCAAGCGACTTTAAGCGCAGTGTTCGGGGCAAACTTTTCTATCTTGAGAGCTCTTGA
- the fabV gene encoding enoyl-ACP reductase FabV — protein MIIKPRIRGFICTTTHPVGCEQNVKEQIAYTKAQGEVAGGPKRVLVIGASSGYGLASRITAAFGSGAATIGVFFEKPATEKKPGTAGWHNSAAFEKLAHEEGLYAKSLNGDAFSHEAKTKTIELIKEDLGQIDLVVYSLASPVRKLPDSGEVIRSVLKPMGQPYKATAVDTNKDQLFEASVEPATEEEVAATVTVMGGEDWELWMKALSEAGVLAEGCKTVAYSYIGTELTWPIYWEGALGQAKKDLDRAAHAIDKQMKSLNGSANIAVLKSVVTQASSAIPVMPLYISMVFKKMREEGVHEGCIEQISRMFRERLYRKDGEAPAVDDASRLRLDDWELRDDIQSHCQALWPTLTNENLSELTDYIEYKEEFLKLFGFGVEGVDYEADVNPLVPFDVIDI, from the coding sequence ATGATTATCAAGCCAAGGATTCGCGGATTTATCTGCACAACGACCCACCCTGTCGGGTGTGAGCAGAACGTTAAAGAGCAGATCGCTTATACCAAGGCTCAGGGTGAAGTCGCCGGAGGTCCCAAGCGGGTTCTGGTCATTGGTGCTTCCAGTGGTTATGGCCTTGCCTCTCGAATTACTGCGGCATTTGGTTCAGGTGCAGCCACCATCGGTGTTTTCTTCGAGAAGCCTGCAACCGAAAAAAAACCCGGTACAGCGGGCTGGCACAATTCCGCCGCTTTCGAAAAGCTGGCCCATGAAGAAGGTCTCTATGCCAAAAGCCTGAACGGAGATGCATTCAGTCACGAAGCCAAAACAAAAACAATCGAACTGATCAAAGAAGATCTGGGCCAGATTGATCTGGTCGTTTATTCCCTGGCTTCTCCCGTCCGTAAACTGCCTGACAGTGGTGAAGTGATCCGTTCCGTACTCAAGCCTATGGGACAGCCTTATAAGGCAACTGCCGTCGACACCAACAAAGATCAACTGTTTGAAGCCTCTGTTGAGCCTGCGACTGAAGAAGAAGTGGCAGCAACGGTGACGGTAATGGGTGGTGAAGACTGGGAACTCTGGATGAAAGCCCTGTCTGAAGCCGGTGTCCTGGCGGAAGGCTGTAAAACGGTGGCCTATAGCTACATTGGCACCGAACTTACCTGGCCTATATACTGGGAAGGCGCATTGGGTCAGGCCAAAAAGGATCTGGATCGTGCCGCCCACGCCATTGATAAGCAAATGAAAAGCCTGAACGGTTCAGCCAACATCGCAGTACTCAAGAGCGTTGTTACCCAGGCCAGCTCCGCTATTCCTGTAATGCCCCTCTATATCTCCATGGTCTTCAAAAAGATGCGCGAAGAAGGTGTTCATGAAGGTTGTATTGAGCAGATCAGCCGAATGTTCCGTGAGCGCCTTTACAGAAAAGACGGCGAAGCTCCGGCAGTGGACGACGCCAGCCGACTGCGCCTGGATGACTGGGAGCTGAGAGATGACATCCAATCACACTGCCAGGCACTCTGGCCGACACTGACCAACGAAAACCTGAGCGAGCTGACCGATTACATTGAATACAAGGAAGAGTTCCTGAAACTCTTTGGTTTTGGTGTTGAAGGTGTTGATTATGAGGCGGATGTTAATCCACTGGTGCCTTTTGACGTGATTGATATCTGA
- the cas1f gene encoding type I-F CRISPR-associated endonuclease Cas1f: MDVLTDLKAILHSKRANIYYLEKCRIMQKDGRVLYLTEAKNNNHYWNIPIANTTCLLLGNGTSITQAAVRMLASAGVLIGFCGGGGTPLLMANEVEWLTPQSEYRPTEYMQGWMQFWFDEQKRLQAAKQMQLARIQFMKTIWGKDRDLKNEGFLIDSIKPELETTESTINKVLTVNDLLQAEARLTKTLYKFAARQTGYGSFTRERSAEDQANTFLNHGNYLAYGLAATTLWVLGIPHGFAVMHGKTRRGALVFDIADLIKDTLVLPWSFVCAKEGATEQEFRQQCLQAFTDHKALDFMFDQVKAIALKDDWE, from the coding sequence ATGGATGTATTGACAGATCTCAAGGCCATTCTGCATTCAAAAAGAGCCAATATCTATTATCTGGAAAAATGCCGGATCATGCAGAAAGATGGCCGGGTGCTCTATCTTACCGAAGCAAAAAATAACAACCACTACTGGAATATTCCCATTGCCAACACTACTTGCCTGCTATTGGGCAACGGGACCTCTATTACTCAGGCCGCTGTTCGAATGCTGGCTTCTGCCGGTGTGTTAATTGGCTTTTGTGGTGGAGGTGGAACTCCCCTGTTGATGGCCAATGAGGTGGAATGGTTAACGCCACAAAGTGAATATCGCCCCACTGAATACATGCAGGGCTGGATGCAGTTCTGGTTTGATGAGCAGAAAAGATTACAAGCAGCCAAACAAATGCAGCTCGCCAGAATTCAGTTTATGAAAACCATCTGGGGCAAAGACAGAGATCTTAAAAATGAAGGCTTTCTCATTGATAGCATAAAGCCTGAGCTTGAGACTACTGAAAGCACAATCAACAAGGTATTAACAGTCAATGATTTACTACAGGCAGAGGCTCGGCTGACCAAGACGCTTTATAAGTTTGCAGCACGGCAAACCGGTTATGGTTCATTTACTCGTGAACGCAGCGCAGAAGATCAGGCTAATACATTTTTGAATCATGGTAATTATCTGGCTTACGGACTGGCAGCAACCACACTTTGGGTATTAGGTATCCCTCATGGCTTTGCAGTGATGCATGGCAAAACCCGTCGGGGAGCTCTGGTATTTGATATAGCTGATCTCATCAAGGATACGCTGGTTCTTCCCTGGTCGTTTGTCTGTGCAAAGGAAGGCGCTACAGAGCAAGAGTTCCGACAACAGTGTTTGCAGGCATTTACTGATCATAAGGCCCTGGATTTTATGTTTGATCAAGTAAAAGCCATAGCCCTTAAAGATGACTGGGAGTAA